Genomic DNA from Candidatus Sulfurimonas marisnigri:
CCCTGAAGGACCAGTATATCAAGCAGGAACTCTTAGTGGAAACCCAGTTGCAATGGCAGCAGGACTAGCTGCTATAAGCAAACTAAAGAAAAATGCTCAAGTAATGTCTGTATTAAATGCAAGAGCAACTAGATTGGTTGAGGGAATGCAAAAAGAAGCAGAGGCTTGCAAAATTACAATGCAGATAGATACACGCGGAAGTATGTTTGGATTTTTCTTTAACGAAAAACCAGTAAAAAACTTTGCTGATGCATGTAACTCAAATGCAGAACTATTCGCTAAGTTTCACTCAGGTATGTTAAAAGAAGGTTTTTACTTTGCATGTTCACTATATGAAACAGGCTTTATCTCTACAGCAACTACAGATGAGATGATTGAAGATACAATTACTGCTAGTGCAAGAGTATTTAAGGCAATCACAAATGGGTGAAAATAATGAAGAGTCAAAAGAAGAACGCAAACCTAGAATAAAACCTATTATTGAGGCAGCTGATAGCCTCTCTTTAGGTATCTCAATGGTTGTAGCAGTTGTTATGGGTGTTGGAATAGGATATTTGCTAAAAAGTATGACAGGACATGCTTGGACTTTTTGGATAGGTGTTTTTGTTGGAATAGCAGCAGCTGTTTTGAATGTTTACAAAGCCTATGCAAAACAGTATAAAGAGTACGAGGAGTTGGCGAAAGAGCCACGTTATGCAATTAAGAAAAAACTAGAAGATGATGAAGACGATGAAGATAGTTTTTGGGAAGATGACTATGGCGAAAAAAGCCATTAAATTTTTTTTAGTAGTTGAGATACTTATTTTGGCTACGCAGTTATTTTCGTTTGAGTTTTTCATAAATCTGCAGATAGCTTTTTTAAGCAGTTTTTTTATAATTATAGGTTCAATGTTCGCATATAAACGTATGATTGAAACACAGATTCAAGCCGAAAACATTAATGAAAAAAGAGAGTTCCTTGATGAATTGGAAGATCCATATGAACTTTATGATGAAGAACCTCTAAACAATGCCCCATATGAAGAGCTTGATTTAAAAGAGATTGTTAAACAAGAGAAAAAGAAGATAAAAATTTTAAATATTAGTGATATTAAAAAAGGTGGCAGAGCAGGTTTTTCACTCTATAGACTTGTTCCATATGTGTTTCTTATATTGGGGTTTATTGCTCTTAAAAACAACAACCTTTTAGACATTTCAATCTATTTACCATCTTTATTGGTTGGTATAGTTGTTGGATATATAAGCTCTAAGCAGTAATCATAGGTATATTTATAGTTACCTTCTCTTTTATATCTATATAAAAGCTTGTATTTGCAGTTAGAATTTCCAGTTCATTCATTTTATGTTTGTCTATGTTTTGAGCACTGATCTCAACAGAAAATAAACTATACTTTTTATCATCAAATTTTATATGCTCTCCAACTCTATAAAATATTTTGGTATTTATTTTTTCATTCTCACTAAAACATAAATATACTTTATTGAGTATTTTAATAAAGCTGTTTGAATCAATAATAATTTCTGGTATTGTTGGGTCAAGTTCTTTTGTAAAAATAATATTTGAGTTAATAGAGTTTGTAGATATACATAGGTCCACAAGTGTATAGATATTTGTTAGTTCACCAATAGGTTGAGGAGGCTTATTAATCTTGAAAGATGGGGATTGGTAAAGTTTAATCCCTACCTCATTTTCATTTTCATACCCAACAGTAACTGCAAAAAATTTGTAACGTCCAAATTCCAACTCTATAAAAGTTGTTTTGAACCCAAAAGTTACATTCGCATATGTGGTTGCTATTTTAAAAATCTCATCTGCACTAGTAGCAGCAAGAAAGAACTGTGATTCAGAGTTTAGTGATATTATTTTTCCGGTTGAATCAAAGAGTATGAAAGGGTTGTAATCATACTCTATCCACTGTTGTTCAAAAGTCATATTTTATTCTGCTACTCTTCTATATAGTTTTTAAGTTTTCTTCCAACTTTAGGGTGCTTCAGTTTTTTAATAGCACTAGACTCTATTTGACGAACACGTTCTCGAGTAACATTTAGCTCTTTTCCAATCTCTTCTAAAGTTCTATCACTTTCATCATCCATTATTCCAAAACGAAGTTTTATAACAGCTTTTTCTCTCTCATTTAATTGTTCTAGTACAGTTTCAATTTGAACTCTTAAATCATCTTTTAGTATAGCATCAGATGGAGAAAGCGATGTTTTATCTTCAATAAAGTCTCCAAAACGACCATCATCTTCACTACCAATAGGAGCCTCGAGACTAATAGGTTCTTTTGTAATTTTAATTACATTTTTAACTTTTTCTACTGACAATCCCACTTCTTCAGCAATTGTTTCAACATCCGGCTCTTTACCATGCTCTTGAAGGTGTTTACGCATTATTTTATTAATACGGTTGATTGTTTCAATCATATGGATTGGTATACGGATAGTTCTTGCTTGATCTGCAATTGCACGGCTGATTGCCTGACGAATCCACCAAGTTGCATATGTTGAGAATTTATAACCTTTTTGGTATTCAAACTTGTCAACAGCTTTCATAAGACCAATGTTTCCTTCTTGAATAAGGTCAAGAAAAGGGAGTCCACGATTGGTGTATCTTTTTGCAATTGAGACAACAAGTCTTAGATTTGATTTAGCCATCTTAGTCTTAGAGATTTCAGAAATATTTTTACCACGTTTAATCTGCTCTAAAATATCAGCTAGTTTTTCAGGCTCCATATCAAAACTATTTTTTGAAGCCTCTTTTGTTTGAGCAAGCTTTTTAATTTCCATATATGTACTAACCATAGTAGCTTCTGGAACCATATTAGCAATATCTTCTTTGTTTAAGTCACAAATTTTATCAACTAAAATTTTGTGATTTGCTTTTAATGTTGAGTTAAACAGTGGTAATTTATACTCTAATCTTTTTAATTCTTTGTCATAACCATCATCGCTTTTTAATGCGGTTTCCATCGCTTTTACAAGTTCATTTATTAGTTTTGAAGTTGGCCCCAAGTCTAATAATTTCTCTCTAAGCGCACCTTTTTTAAATGTAACGCCCAAGAAGTACATAACTATTTCTTCTGTTATATCACCATCTAAATTTTCTGTTGATTGATCAGCAAGTTTTACCCACTCTTTTTTTGCTTTTTCTAATGCTTTAAAACTTACGGTTACTTTTTCAACTCTTGTTTTGTCTTTAGCTGTTAATACTACTTCTTTAACTTCATCAGATGAGTCTTCAACTGATTCTGTGTCATCATTAGTGTCTGACTCTTCTTTTTCATCTTCAAAACTTTTAAACAGCTCTTTAACTCTTCTTTCGCGGTTAATTAAAGGTTCCTTATAGTCTAAAATAAAATCTATTAAGTATGGAACAGAACAGATTGCATCAATTATAATACTCTCACCACTTTCTATTTTTTTAGATATTTCTATCTCTTCTTCTTTTGTAAGCAGAGGAATCTGACCCATTTCACGCAAGTACATACGAACTGGAGAGTCTGAACGAGACCACTCAAGAAGTTCATGCTCTTTTAGTATGTCAAACTTGTCAGTTTCATTGTTTTCAAGCATTTTTCTCTGCACAGACCTTCTTGCTTCAGCTTCTTTATCATTTAGAAGTTTTGCGTGTTCTGATGCGGTGTATATACATGCTTTATTTTTTGTAATAAGCTTAAATATATTTTTTGCTTGTGCTGCAGTTGGTTGTTTGTCAAAAAGTTCAATTAGTGTTTCATATGTTGAGCACTCTTTGGATTTTTGATTGGTAAAGAATGTTTCAATTGCTTTGTTGAGTTCTTTAGCTGTCATATAAAATATGCCTTATATAGAGTTTTGTAAGATTTTTTAAAGGTGGATTATACCGAGATACTCTTAAAATATCCTTTTTTATTTATTGGCACACTACTTGCTTTTGTCTTGAAATAAACTAGAAAAAGGGATTTTTATGCAAAGCGGATATTATAGTTCAGCAGCAGGTATGGTGACTCAATTTAATCGTCTAGATACTATTGCAAATAATCTTGCCAATGTTAATACAATTGGATTTAAAGAAGATAATCTTGTTGTTGGTGACTTTATGCGTCTATATAAAGAGGCAAGAGATGAAGTTCCAAACGAAAATAATACTAAAGAAGCGGCTCAGTTTCTAAACAGAGCAATGAATAAAGCGCCACAAATTGTAGACTCATTTACTAATCATTCGCTTGGTACATTGCAAAAAAGTGATAATCCATTAGATTTTGCTCTGTCAGAAGAGGGTCTATTTTTTATGGTTAAAACACCTGAGGGAGTAAGACTTACCAGAGATGGCTCATTTACTGCAGATGATGAAGGGAAGCTTATGACTAAAGAGGGTTATGAAGTTTTGCCAAATGACTACTTTGCTTCAAAGAGCCCTATAACGATAAACAGAGAAGACAGCATTATAGAAGTTGATAAAAATGGAAATATGTATACTAATGCACCAAATAGTGTTAAGCTAGTAGCTGGTTCTAAACTTTTTGTTGCACAGCCAGACAATTTGAGACTTCTTAAAAAAGAGGGCGACAACCTTTACAAATATCCTGGGATTGATGAGCTGAAAAGTTTAGATGAGAGTGGAGCTGTACGACAAGGTTTTGTAGAAAAAAGTAATGTTAATGCCGTCAAGATGATGACAAGTATGATAGAAACAAATCGTCTTGTTGGAATGTATCAAAAAGCTATGGATACACAAATGAATGATATGAACCGTGATGCAATTGAAAAAATTGCTAAAAAATCTTAAGGAGTTAAACTATGATGCAATCACTTTATACTGCCTCTACCGGAATGCTAGGGATGCAGACACAGATAGACACGACTGCGAATAATATAGCCAATGTTAATACTATTGGATTTAAAAAATCTCGTGCAGAGTTTGCTGACTTGATGTATAAAGTTATGGAATATGCTGGAACCTCCACAAGTGATGTTACAAAGAGTCCCACAGGTATAGAAGTTGGTCTTGGTTCTCGTCCTACTGCGATAAATAAGATTTTTTCAGAGGGAAGTCTTAAGCAAACCGACAATCAACTTGATTTAGCTATAACTGGTAGAGGTTTTTTCAAACTTGAGCTTCCAGATGGAACTGAAGTTTACTCAAGAAATGGTGCATTTAAAATTGATGAAAACGGTACTATGGTTAACAGTGATGGATACAAACTAGTTCCTGAAGTTGTTATTCCGCCTGATGCAACAAACATCAGCATAGGTACAGACGGAACAATGACTGTTGTTCAGCCTGGTCAGACTCAAGCTACGCAAATTGGGCAAGTTACACTTACAAACTTTATAAATCCAGCCGGTCTACACTCTATGGGAGATAACCTATATATTGAAACAGACAGTTCAGGTCAACCAGTTGAAGGTACACCAGGTCTTGATGGTCTTGGAGTATTGAGACAAGGTTTTGTTGAACTAAGTAATGTTGAACTTGTTGTAGAACTAACTGACCTTATTACAGGTCAAAGAGCTTATGATTCAAACTCAAAAGTAATCACAACAAGTGATGAAATGCTACAAACTATAAATAATCTAAAAAGATAACAACTCCACAGTAATGGCTTGATATTATTTGATATTAAGCTGTGGTTTTGTTCTACATGTAGATCTGGATATTCAACTACTTGGGTTTTATTTTCAAAAGTGTCTATATTAGTGTTAACAGATCACTCTATAATATCTTCATCATTTAGTTCATGAAACTCACTTGATTCCATTGCATCTTCATTAAAATACTCAATCTTATCTTCAGCAATTTCTAGGTTTCTAAATTTACCTATATGAAAAACAGCATCACCTGCTTGCACTAATGGTATTTCTGATTTACCAATAATTACACCATCAAATGGTGATTTTATTTCAAAGCTTTCATCATCTAATGGTTCATCTATATATGCAATTACTTCATCTTTTTTGACTGTATCACCAAGAGCTTTTATTGTCCTTAACATACCACTTTCAGTTGATCTTACCCACTGACTTGTTTTTGTAATTATTGGTGTTTTTTTAGTTTTTTTACTCAATACTTTTGGAAGCATGTTATTTTCTCTTAAAACATTAACAATGCCATGAACTCCAATTCTAATGCAACCCTCATCAAACCTTAATGCTTCACCTGCCTCATACAAAAGAATTGGGACACCTTCTTCTTGAGCTACAGATCTTAGTGAGCCATCTCTGAGTTCAGAGTGTAAAACAACAGGTGCTCCAAATGATTTAGCAAGTCTAAATGTATACTCATTATCTATATTTGTCCTAATTTGTGGCAAGTTTGACTTATGTATGGAAGCTGTATGTAAATCGATTCCTAAATCACATTTTGTAACTATCTCATTAAAAAATATCTTTGCTACTCTACTAGCTAATGAACCTTTATTATTACCTGGAAAACTTCTGTTTAAGTCTCTTCTGTCAGGTAAATATCTTGAAAGAGTCATGATTCCATATACGTTAACTATAGGAACCAACACAAGAGTTCCTTTTAATCTTTTTAAAATATTTAACTTTCTTAATCGTCTAATTATTTCTATACCATTCAATTCATCACCATGGATTGCAGCACTTATAAAGACAACTGGACCATCCTTTTTGCCTCTGATAACTCTAACGGGTAATTGCGTAGGAGTATTGTAAAGTTTTGGTAAATCAAGGTTAATAGTTATATTAACCCCTCTATTTATTTCAACACCACCTAAAATAAACTTTTCATTAGACACATTAAGCTCCAATTTTATCTTTTTTGATTTTTCTTTTCTTTCTATCGCTTTCACATTGTGGAGTTACATTTGCTTCAATATAGTCCATTATTGAAGCAGCTATATCTATATTTGTTGATTTTTCTATTCCTTCAAGACCAGGAGATGAGTTAACTTCCATTACAAGTGGTCCACGAGCAGATGGAATCATGTCTACTCCACAAACCCCTAGTCCCATTGCTTTTGCAGCGGAAAGAGCAGTTGATTTTTCTTTTCTTGTAAGCTTATGTGCAGTTGCACTCCCACCTTGATGCAGGTTTGACCGAAAGTCACCTTCGGCACCTTGTCTTTTCATAGCACCAACAACTTTACCATTGACAACTAGTACGCGGATATCTGCTCCGCCAGCTTCATCTATAAACTCTTGAACTAATAAACTTACATCCATTCCGTAAAAAGCATCTAGTACTGATTTAGCAGCCTTTTCCGTATCTACAAGTACAACACCAACACCTTGTGTCCCCTCAAGTATTTTAAGTATTAAAGGGGCTCCTCCACTAAGGGCTATTACATCTTTTGCACTTGATTTATTTGAGGCAAAAACTGTTTTTGGCATATCTACATCATACTTTGACAATATCTGAAGGCTTCTTAACTTATCTCTACTTCTTGCTATTGCCAAATTACCTGATGTTGAAAATACACCCATCATCTCAAAGTGCCTTACCATTGCTGTACCATAAAATGTTCTACTGGCACCTATTCTTGGAATAATAGCATCAGGAACAGGCAGTTCAGCACCTAAATAGTTAACACTTAGATGACCTTTCATAATCTCAATACTACATTTTAGGTAATCAATGACTTTAATATTCCAACCTTTTTGCTCTCCAGCTTCAACTAGTCTTTTTGTAGAGTAAAGATTTTCATTTCTCGATAATATATAAACTATCATATTTGTCCTTTTTTATATTTGCTTAGCAAGATACTCTAGTGAGACATCAACTAAGAACTTACCATCTAAAAATTTTCTTCCTATTAGCATTGGATACTTCATGTCTGAACGATCCGTTAAAGATATAATAGTTGAATACTTTTCGCCTAGAAGTTCAATTTCCACCTTAATTGACGGCCTATGTTGAAGTTTTCCATTTGAACTTCTTATTTTTTTCATTTTGTAAAGGGGCACTTGCATATGTTTGCCATTATAAGCTTCATGAACTTCATCTAAAAGTTTGAAGTGCACAATATTATTCTCATCTACAAATATATCATCACAGTGTAGCGCATTAGAATCAGCACCAGTATCTACTTTTGCATCCAACCCATATAGTTCTAAATCCAAAATAGAGATAAGCTCTTTTTTGCCAATAATTTTCTTTTTTATCATTCATACGCTCCACCTATTATGGAAATTATAGCACATAATATAATATAAAATCGTTAAAGTTAAACGCTTGAATAATGAGATTTTCTTAAGTTTATTTTTAACAAAAAAATATTATTAGGGAGTACAGTTTAGCTCTAAATCTATAATCAAAATTAGACCCCGTGGATTGAATCTCCACTTCGAAAATAAACGACATTTGAATTTCCAAATACGTCTTTAAAAGGTCTACATGTAGTATGCTGTATTAGTCATACATAATTAACCTTTTTTATTCTACATGTAGAACTCAAATATGAATCTATTTTATTAAATATAATCATATTTCACATCTTAGAAACTTTCAAGAAGTAGGCTTTAGCTCTATCTTTTCTCTTTTTGATCAAGTATATAAAGATAATATACTTTACTCTTTTGACATAAAATAACGCGAGAAAGCTATAAAAAAGTTTACGCAGATTAATGTTTTGAAGATATAAAACTATTTTACAACCTTGACAACAGGCTATTTGAGATGCCTAATTTTACACATGGAAATACAAGTAAACTTCTAAAACAATATGGCATTGAAAAAGACAGTATCTGCTTTGAAATTTCAGAAAGATATGAAATTCCTATTAAGCAAGAAGAGAAACAGGCACATGTAAGCAGTTTGGTGGGAGAGCCAAATTTATCTACATGTGACCTATTCTTAATAAATAATTATTTTAGAAACTGCTTTATAAAACTACAATCACAATTTGGATATAATCGCAAAATTATTTAGAGATACAATATTAAAAATATAGGATTTTCATAATGAAAAAAGCAAATATTGATGGAAAAGTTTGGACATTTGGTAAGGATGTTGACACAGATTTAATCATAGCGGCTCGCTATCTTAATACTTCGGTACCAGAGGAGTTAGCAAAGCACGTAATGGAAGACGCTGATCCAGAGTTTGTTAACAAGATGAGTGTTGGCGATATAATAGTAGCTGGTGAGAACTTTGGTTGTGGAAGCTCACGTGAACACGCTCCAATCGCACTTAAAGCTGCTGGTGTTGCAGCAGTTATTGCTCCAACTTTCGCAAGAATATTTTATAGAAACTCATTCAATATGGGTCTTCCAATTTTCGAACTTCAAGAGAGTGCTGAAATATCTGAAGGTGATGATATTACTGTAAATATGAACGATGGAACAGTAACAAATAAAACTACAAATAAAACATATAGTTTTACGCCAATTCCAGAATTTATGCAAGAACTAATAGATGCAGGCGGACTTATGAACTTTGCACAAAATGAAATAAAAGCTCAGGAGAGCAAATGATGAAAACATATAAAATAGCACTTATTAAAGGTGACGGTATCGGACCAGAGATAATAGATGAAGCAGTGAAAGTTTTAGATGCTGTATCATCTTGCTTCGACTTTGATTTTGAGTACGAAGAGGCTCTAATGGGTGGTTGTGCTTATGATATTACTGGAGACCCACTTCCTCAAGAGACAATAAATATTTCACTAAACAGTGATGCTGTACTTTTTGGTGCTATCGGTGGAACACAGTGGGATTCACTGCCTCGTGAAAAACGCCCAGAAAGTGGTCTTTTAAGATTCAGAAAAGAGCTTGGTGTCTATGCAAATCTTCGTCCTGCTGTTGTTTATGATGAGCTTATTAATGCTTCATCACTAAAGGCAAGCGTTGTTGAAGGTGTTGACCTAATGGTTGTTCGTGAGCTTATCGGCGGAATCTATTTTGGTGAGCCAAAAGGTCGCACTGATGATAAGGGCTGGAACACTATGGTTTACACTCGTGAAGAGATTGTAAGAATTGCTCACCAGGCATTTAAGATTGCAATGACTAGAAGCAAGAGAGTTTGCTCTATTGATAAAGCAAATGTTTTAGATGTTTCTCAGCTATGGAGAGATGTGGTTACTGAGGTTGCAACTGAGTACCCTGAAGTTGAACTAAGCCACATGTACGTAGATAATGCTGCGATGCAACTTATCCGTGATCCAAGACAGTTTGATGTAATGCTTACTGGAAATATCTTTGGTGATATTTTAAGTGATGAGGCAAGTATGCTTTCAGGTTCTATCGGTCTCTTACCATCTGCATCTGTTGGAGCTAAAATAGGTGTTTATGAGCCTATTCATGGTTCTGCTCCAGATATCGCTGGTCAAGGCATAGCAAACCCAATTGCTACAATATCTTCTGCTTCTATGATGCTAAGATATGCTCTTGGCGAGATTGATGCGGCAGATAAAATAGACGCTGCTGTAAAAAGAGCACTTAAAGAGGGCTATAGAACAAAAGACTTGGCGCAGTATGATGCAAAAGAGGTTTGTTCTACAAGTGAGATGGGTTCTATTATTGCTAATTATGCGGCAAAATGAAAACATTAACTTTAGCTAATATTTACGAACTTCAGGGCCTCAAAGAAGAGGCTCTTGAAATTTACAAAGAAATTTTAAAAAAAGACCCTTCTAATAGCGATGCAAAAATTGCTATTAGAAGATTATCCGGTATGAGAAAAAAGTTTTTAAATGTAAACACTCAAATGAAGGGCTTTTTTTTAAAATTGGATTCTGAAGTAGAGTTTAACGAATTTGAAAGGTGGTTATTGAAATTATGGAATTAAAAGATGTAATACTATCAACATTGGCAGAGATGGAAGATACAAACACTGACAAAAGTGATAAAAAACCTATAAATAATTTTCAAATTAAACTAAAAAAAGAAGTGAAAGAGGAAGTATTTACTGAGGATGAACGTGAATATACTCAGGAGAAGACTTCTAGTGATGAGATGATTTTTTTAATTTCAATGAGAGAGAGACTACTTGTTCTTTTTGAGGGCTTTCAAGCACCGAATAATACAAATATAGAAGCAAAAGTTGATATGACACTTAATTTCTTGGAGTACGTATTAATAACTCTTGACGAAAGAGTGCTAGAGCTTGAAAAAGGGACAAGTATATGAGCAAATACAGAGTATTAATTGATGCTTATGATGAAAAAGGGTTGGTGCATAAAGTATCTACTATATTTTATAATAATGATTTAAATATACTCTCAAATAATGAGTTTGTAGACAAAGAAAATAATAAGTTTTTTATGAGAAGCGTTGTAGATGGAGATATTGACCTAGATGTGCTCTATGACCTATTAGAAAATGTTCTGCCTTCTAGTGCAAATATCAAGGTAATAGCTCCTAAGAAGAAAAATATAATTATTATGGCTACAAAAGAGATGCATGCACTAGGTGATATATTGATTCGTCATGAAGCAGGTGAGCTTGAAGCAAATATTTTAGCAGTAGTCTCTAACTACAGTGATTTAGAATCTCTAGTCACTAAATTTGGCATTCCTTTTATAGCAGTTTCACACGTAGATTTAGACAGAGCAGAACATGAAAATAAAATACTTAAATGTTTGGAAGAGTTCAAAGATATTGACTATATTGTTTTGGCAAAATACATGAGAATCTTAACTCCGAGATTTGTAGAAGTATATGCAGACAGAATTATTAATATTCACCACTCTTTTTTACCTGCTTTTATAGGAGCAAATCCTTATAAGCAAGCTTATGATAGAGGTGTTAAGATTATTGGTGCTACATCACACTTTGTAAATAACAACCTCGATGAAGGTCCAATTATTGCTCAAGAAGTGATACATGTAGATCATGCTTACGGCTGGAGAGATATGCAGCGCTCTGGTAAAGATGTAGAAAAAGTAGTTCTTTCACGTGCTCTTAAATTGGCACTCGAAGATAGAATTTTTGTATATGCTAACAGAACTGTAATCTTTTAATGAATTTATCTATAATAAAATCAACTTTGGGAATGTCATTTGTTTAATATTGTACTTGTAAATCCACAGATACCTAACAATACGGGAGCCATTGGTCGACTTTGCGTTAATGCCGGAGCAGCTTTACATATAATTAAACCTATAGCGTTTGACATAGATGAAAAAGCGGTTCGAAGAGCAGGGCTTGATTACTGGGAAAAGTTAGACTTACATGTATGGGAGAGTATTGACGAGTTCTTCCTTGAGAACAAGATAAAAGACAATGCTTACTTTGCCACTACAAAAACAGATAAGCCATACTTTGAGGCGGAGTTTAAAGATGGTGATTTTATTTTTTTTGGAAGTGAGACTGCAGGAATTCCTGAAAATATTCTAAATGCTTATAAAGAGCAAAATATCACAATACCAATGACTAAAGATGGCAGAAGTCTAAATTTAGCTATAAGTACAGGTATTATTCTTTATGATGCCATAAGACAGATATACAGTACATTTAAGGGAAATATATGATCCCTATTATTAATGGAATAATGGTAGTGCTATTTGTATTATTTCTTGTATTTGTTTTTGGTGGTTACCATAAAAATAAGTCAGCACAAAGAGAAGCGGATAGGGAAGATCAAGAGAAAAAAGAAGTAAATTCAGATAGTTCTACTGAATCTAATTAAATTTCATAAGTTAATAAACGCGAAGAGTTTAGCTTAGAACATTTAAATAACTCATTTAAACTAATTAAAAAATTCTCTCTGCCAATTTTTCTATATTTATTTCAAATCTCTCAAATAAACTTTGTGCATTTTTTACTATAATCGCCATTTATAATCCTTTAATTTATTCTCAAATACTACACATATTTTCAAATAAAAATAATAAATATTGCATTTTGTCATATTTTCTTTGACTAAATTGAAAAATAGTATTATAATTGTTAAAAAGTACAGGGGAATGGCATGAAAAGTTTTTTAGAAATTGTTGAAGAGATTAAAAGTATTATATCTGCTGAGTTTAGCGGTAAGAAGATATTCGATAAAGATGTAGCAGATACTTTAGGTGTAAGTCAGATGAATTTTGCAACAATGAAAAAAAGAAATAAAATTCCTTTCGGTGAGCTTCTTGATTTTT
This window encodes:
- a CDS encoding succinylglutamate desuccinylase/aspartoacylase family protein; the protein is MKAIERKEKSKKIKLELNVSNEKFILGGVEINRGVNITINLDLPKLYNTPTQLPVRVIRGKKDGPVVFISAAIHGDELNGIEIIRRLRKLNILKRLKGTLVLVPIVNVYGIMTLSRYLPDRRDLNRSFPGNNKGSLASRVAKIFFNEIVTKCDLGIDLHTASIHKSNLPQIRTNIDNEYTFRLAKSFGAPVVLHSELRDGSLRSVAQEEGVPILLYEAGEALRFDEGCIRIGVHGIVNVLRENNMLPKVLSKKTKKTPIITKTSQWVRSTESGMLRTIKALGDTVKKDEVIAYIDEPLDDESFEIKSPFDGVIIGKSEIPLVQAGDAVFHIGKFRNLEIAEDKIEYFNEDAMESSEFHELNDEDIIE
- a CDS encoding 3-isopropylmalate dehydratase small subunit encodes the protein MKKANIDGKVWTFGKDVDTDLIIAARYLNTSVPEELAKHVMEDADPEFVNKMSVGDIIVAGENFGCGSSREHAPIALKAAGVAAVIAPTFARIFYRNSFNMGLPIFELQESAEISEGDDITVNMNDGTVTNKTTNKTYSFTPIPEFMQELIDAGGLMNFAQNEIKAQESK
- the rimK gene encoding 30S ribosomal protein S6--L-glutamate ligase — translated: MIVYILSRNENLYSTKRLVEAGEQKGWNIKVIDYLKCSIEIMKGHLSVNYLGAELPVPDAIIPRIGASRTFYGTAMVRHFEMMGVFSTSGNLAIARSRDKLRSLQILSKYDVDMPKTVFASNKSSAKDVIALSGGAPLILKILEGTQGVGVVLVDTEKAAKSVLDAFYGMDVSLLVQEFIDEAGGADIRVLVVNGKVVGAMKRQGAEGDFRSNLHQGGSATAHKLTRKEKSTALSAAKAMGLGVCGVDMIPSARGPLVMEVNSSPGLEGIEKSTNIDIAASIMDYIEANVTPQCESDRKKRKIKKDKIGA
- a CDS encoding AtpZ/AtpI family protein — encoded protein: MGENNEESKEERKPRIKPIIEAADSLSLGISMVVAVVMGVGIGYLLKSMTGHAWTFWIGVFVGIAAAVLNVYKAYAKQYKEYEELAKEPRYAIKKKLEDDEDDEDSFWEDDYGEKSH
- a CDS encoding ATP-dependent zinc protease family protein, with the protein product MIKKKIIGKKELISILDLELYGLDAKVDTGADSNALHCDDIFVDENNIVHFKLLDEVHEAYNGKHMQVPLYKMKKIRSSNGKLQHRPSIKVEIELLGEKYSTIISLTDRSDMKYPMLIGRKFLDGKFLVDVSLEYLAKQI
- a CDS encoding flagellar hook-basal body protein — translated: MQSGYYSSAAGMVTQFNRLDTIANNLANVNTIGFKEDNLVVGDFMRLYKEARDEVPNENNTKEAAQFLNRAMNKAPQIVDSFTNHSLGTLQKSDNPLDFALSEEGLFFMVKTPEGVRLTRDGSFTADDEGKLMTKEGYEVLPNDYFASKSPITINREDSIIEVDKNGNMYTNAPNSVKLVAGSKLFVAQPDNLRLLKKEGDNLYKYPGIDELKSLDESGAVRQGFVEKSNVNAVKMMTSMIETNRLVGMYQKAMDTQMNDMNRDAIEKIAKKS
- the rpoD gene encoding RNA polymerase sigma factor RpoD, translated to MTAKELNKAIETFFTNQKSKECSTYETLIELFDKQPTAAQAKNIFKLITKNKACIYTASEHAKLLNDKEAEARRSVQRKMLENNETDKFDILKEHELLEWSRSDSPVRMYLREMGQIPLLTKEEEIEISKKIESGESIIIDAICSVPYLIDFILDYKEPLINRERRVKELFKSFEDEKEESDTNDDTESVEDSSDEVKEVVLTAKDKTRVEKVTVSFKALEKAKKEWVKLADQSTENLDGDITEEIVMYFLGVTFKKGALREKLLDLGPTSKLINELVKAMETALKSDDGYDKELKRLEYKLPLFNSTLKANHKILVDKICDLNKEDIANMVPEATMVSTYMEIKKLAQTKEASKNSFDMEPEKLADILEQIKRGKNISEISKTKMAKSNLRLVVSIAKRYTNRGLPFLDLIQEGNIGLMKAVDKFEYQKGYKFSTYATWWIRQAISRAIADQARTIRIPIHMIETINRINKIMRKHLQEHGKEPDVETIAEEVGLSVEKVKNVIKITKEPISLEAPIGSEDDGRFGDFIEDKTSLSPSDAILKDDLRVQIETVLEQLNEREKAVIKLRFGIMDDESDRTLEEIGKELNVTRERVRQIESSAIKKLKHPKVGRKLKNYIEE
- the flgG gene encoding flagellar basal-body rod protein FlgG; amino-acid sequence: MMQSLYTASTGMLGMQTQIDTTANNIANVNTIGFKKSRAEFADLMYKVMEYAGTSTSDVTKSPTGIEVGLGSRPTAINKIFSEGSLKQTDNQLDLAITGRGFFKLELPDGTEVYSRNGAFKIDENGTMVNSDGYKLVPEVVIPPDATNISIGTDGTMTVVQPGQTQATQIGQVTLTNFINPAGLHSMGDNLYIETDSSGQPVEGTPGLDGLGVLRQGFVELSNVELVVELTDLITGQRAYDSNSKVITTSDEMLQTINNLKR